A DNA window from Theobroma cacao cultivar B97-61/B2 chromosome 5, Criollo_cocoa_genome_V2, whole genome shotgun sequence contains the following coding sequences:
- the LOC18599101 gene encoding delta(12)-fatty-acid desaturase FAD2: MGAGGRMSVPPTPKKSEFQSLKRVPCSKPPFTLSQVKKAIAPHCFQRSVLRSFSYLVYDFILVSLFYYVATDYFHQLPHPLSYVAWPIYWAVQGSVLTGVWVIAHECGHHAFSDYQWLDDAVGFVLHSSLLVPYFSWKYSHRRHHSNTGSLDRDEVFVPKQKAAIRWWAKYLNNPPGRFLTLTIQLTIGWPLYLAFNVSGRPYERFACHYDPYGPIYNYRERLQIYISDAGVLAITYCLYRLALAKGLAWVVCVYGVPLLVVNAFLVMITYLQHTHPSLPHYDSSEWDWFKGALATVDRDYGILNKVFHNITDTHVAHHLFSTMPHYHAMEATKAIKPVLGEYYQVDGTPVYKALWREAKECIYVEPDEGEHGKGVFWYRNKL; this comes from the coding sequence ATGGGTGCAGGTGGCAGAATGTCCGTCCCGCCAACTCCAAAGAAGTCAGAATTTCAATCCCTGAAGAGAGTTCCTTGCTCAAAACCACCATTCACTCTCAGTCAGGTCAAGAAAGCCATAGCACCTCACTGTTTCCAGCGCTCTGTTCTGCGCTCATTCTCTTAtcttgtttatgattttatcttgGTCTCTCTCTTCTATTATGTGGCTACCGATTATTTTCATCAGCTTCCTCACCCTCTCTCTTATGTGGCCTGGCCAATTTATTGGGCAGTCCAGGGCAGCGTCTTAACTGGTGTTTGGGTTATAGCACATGAGTGTGGCCACCATGCCTTCAGTGATTATCAATGGCTGGATGATGCTGTTGGTTTTGTCCTTCACTCATCTCTGCTTGTTCCTTACTTCTCTTGGAAATATAGCCATCGCCGTCACCATTCTAACACTGGTTCCCTTGACCGGGATGAAGTGTTTGTCCCCAAGCAAAAAGCAGCTATAAGATGGTGGGCCAAATACCTTAACAATCCACCAGGGCGATTCCTCACACTTACAATTCAGCTTACTATCGGTTGGCCACTATACCTAGCATTCAACGTGTCAGGGAGGCCTTATGAACGATTTGCTTGTCACTATGATCCCTATGGCCCCATCTACAATTATCGTGAACGATTGCAAATATACATCTCTGATGCTGGTGTTCTTGCCATTACCTACTGTCTCTACCGTCTTGCATTAGCAAAAGGGCTGGCTTGGGTTGTTTGTGTTTATGGAGTACCATTGTTGGTGGTTAACGCATTCCTTGTCATGATCACATACTTACAGCACACCCACCCATCTTTGCCACATTATGATTCCTCAGAGTGGGACTGGTTCAAGGGAGCTTTAGCAACCGTTGACAGAGATTATGGAATTTTGAACAAGGTTTTCCATAATATCACCGATACTCATGTGGCTCATCATTTATTTTCAACGATGCCTCACTATCACGCAATGGAGGCTACAAAGGCAATAAAGCCTGTATTGGGAGAATACTACCAGGTCGATGGTACTCCGGTGTACAAGGCATTATGGAGGGAGGCCAAAGAGTGTATTTATGTTGAACCAGATGAGGGTGAGCACGGCAAAGGTGTGTTCTGGTATAGGAATAAGCTTTAA